In Lycium ferocissimum isolate CSIRO_LF1 chromosome 3, AGI_CSIRO_Lferr_CH_V1, whole genome shotgun sequence, the genomic window TATCATTTGAAATCCTCACCACTATAGTTATTGTTCTCCGTTAAGACTTTTGGTTCATTCATACTTTTGTCTTTAGTAAATCGTCTTGCGTTTGCCATAACATAGCTCCAGCTTGAAATTGGTGAACTTCACATATCCAAATTATGCTTAGAAAAGATCTAGATTTACCGCTCAACGTTTGATTATGGTTTAAAATTACCCTAAAGTTGGAGCTCTCAACGGCAAGAAAGAGATTGTATTCCTAATTCTGGAGGTAAAATTAGACCAAAAGTTAAACGGATGACAAAGCTGCTGAGTTTCAGATAGAATAAGGGCAAAACTGatcctttttccaaatttctataTCAATTGATGTGTTGAACAAATATTCATGAGAACTAATGTTAGGATTACAAAATTTGCAGCTAACTTACAGGATTTCAAAGGCAAGAAAGCAGAAAATATAGTACTTTTACATGGTTTTCTCTCATCATCTTCATTCTGGACAGAGACAATTTTTCCTACTCTATCTGAAGATGCCAGGCAGAATTACAGATTGTTAGCAGTTGACTTATTGGGATTTGGAAAAAGTCCAAAACCAAACAATTGCTTATACACAATTAAAGATCATGTGGAAATGATTGAAAAATCAGTGGTCCATCCATTTGAGTTGAATTCATTTCATATAGTTGCACATTCAATGGGCTGTGTGGTAGCATTAGCATTAGCTGCAAAATACCCTGATTCTGTGAAATCAATCACCTTGATAGCACCAGTAAGTACAACTAATTAGTATCAATCTAAGTGTTAATTTCACATATGGTCACTGAGCGTTATTTTAAAATTACTTTTGTCATGTTAAAGTAATTGAACTATGTGTGAATTGCTCAGAAAGTACAAATGCCCAGAAGGGTACTAGTCATACTTTTTACACCATGAAATCTTCTTTTGTAAGAATTTATGACGTGAATTTTATGGAGTGGCAAAACACTGACACACGGTGAGTGATGTGTCTTAACCTGACACAAAAGATTCAACCTCTCAGTCATCTATATTTTCTGAGCAATTCATATACAGTCAGACCCGTGTGCTCGGACTCTTCGAAAATGATGTCACACCCGTGTCGGATTCTtaaaaaatgcactactttgaAGGATCTGACGGACAATCATCGACTTTTTTAAAGAGTCTAAGCAACATAGCAGTCAGAATAATACAAAAAATAGTAGTATTGTGTTATAATGGCAAAAGTTCGATACGTGAAATAAGTCCTGCCAATTTTCTTGGATTAGTTGTTTCTTCTTGCTAATGGTCTTCGATTCTTTTTGTGACTAACTATTTTCAGCCTTACGTAACTTCAAGAAAGGAGGATGCTAGTTTAACAACACTCAACACACTTGCAGCTAGAAGATTGTGGCCACCTTTGTTATTTGGTTCATCATTTATGTCATGGTATGAACACTTGGGTAGATGTGTGTGTTACATCATTTGCAAAAACCACAGAATTTGGGAAGGAATTTTGAAGTTACTCACTTGGAATAGGTAAGGGAATAACACTTTCTAGTTTCTACATCTACTTTTTGTATGTTCTTACATCTTTCGCGTTAATTTCGCATATAATCATCCAACTTTCTGTTTATTGCACCAAAGTCATAAAATACATTTATAATGAAAAACACAATTCAATTAATACCTATTTGTCACAAAGTAATAAAAAATCCGGGAAAAATGCTAAATCCGGTTTCAGAAACAGAAGTGTTTTGTCACTTCAATaacttaccttaaatatatAATCCACGTGGCACCACTTAAGAAAACCTCATTTTCCAACCCACTTAAGAAACCACATAACGCCACATGGTAAAGACATTAGGTATCAAATTGGATTAggaaataagttttttttttgtttttaagtgGTGCCACATAGATATTATGTAAAGTAAGTTGCTGACGTGACTATACTTATATGACAAGTTTGTACATGTGAATGTGTGATAGCCTACATGCGTTTTCGGGGGCCACATAAATATTATGTACAATCATGAGTTGACTTAGACTATACTTGCAATCTGCtactttttctttgatttcagGAACCTACATTTTATGGCAATTGACTTGACTAGGCACACTCATCATTCAGCTTGGCACACAATGCATAATGTGATATGTGGTGGAGCAAAGTTTATGGATAAATATTTGGAAATTTTAAGAATAGCCAAGGTGAAAATCAATGTTATTCAAGGTAATAGGGACCAAGTAGTGCCATTGGAATGTAGCAACAATGTAAAGATGAAAGTGCCTGATGCAGACGTAAAAATTGTTGATAAGGCAGATCATACTTCTGTAGTCATAGGTAGAGAAAAAGATTTATGTAATGATTTAGAGAAGTTATGGGGGTCAATATGCTAGAAATGGGaattcaacttcttgattttgatttgtatGAAGATACAAGCTCTTCTTTTGTAGCGGCATTGTTTTAAGTTGTGAAAGCTAAAATGAGTACAAGTTCCACATATGATGTTTTGTTCTTTAGTTCCAATTAATAAAGGGCAGCTTGATACACTAAACTCCCACTATGCATAGGGTATGTGAAAGAGTCACATCATATTTGGTCTATTCTATGTAGTTTTACCTTGGATATCTATAAATAACTGTTTTCACAACTTAAGCTTGTAACCTTCTAGTTACTGTGATTTACACAAATGTCCCTTTTTAAGTCATCATTTAGATTTTGTCCCTACTTTAAAAGTTGAGCAAGTATAGCCCTTGAAAAATTGCCTTCCGTACAATGTAAGACTTGAATCTAATGTTTGCTCAACCTTGTAGACAAAATGTTAAATCATCATCTTACATTGCAATAACTTACAAAATTTTAGACTGTGGTCTAACATTTTCTCATAGGATTTTCAATTTGCTCAAAACAAGTTTTTTAAACCGTGATCtaaaagtttcaaaagttgcaacAGAAATATAAATAGTCACTTACAAAAAGGGATAACCGGCGAAAATTCCACTCAGTTACATGACAGCAACTCTTACTGTTGTATTAACAAACAAGAGTATCATTAAGAGGTTAAGATTTTTGTGTGAAACAGAATGAAGAACCAAAAACGAAAAACTTGTAACTGCAAAAGCAAAGAATATGACCAATGTACTATTGTAAGAAACAGGGAGTGAAGAAATACCAGTACTCATTAAGGAATTCCAAGAGGTTGTAAATTTACATTTCACATATTTACACTTTCCACAAGTCCCCAATCGCCAGGATCACAATCCCTTAAGTATCAccacaaatatgtacaaataaaGAGGTTCAAAGAATCAACTGGCAGCTGCTGATTACAAATCATGTGATTGGCATCAATATATAATTCTAgctcttatttttcttgttcccttctctttttcctctttcaGCAGTAAAACTACACAAGAAAATTACAGTGGCACAAAATACAGGAACAAAGGTGCTTTTCAGCAAACCAAAATATGCAGCAGCTTCTTCTTGAAACCTTTGTGCTGCTTGTGGTTGTGCAACTGAAAAGAAGGTTTTCCGTTTGCCCAGGACGTACAGGTTTATTACGCAAGGGAGTTTGCAGATGTCTCGTAAATTTCATCCACGTGAGTTGCAGGAACATAAACTGCACTCTTTAGTGAACTGTGGGTTCGACCATACAACACGTATATGCACACCCCTATTACTAGCCATATTGATACACGGGCCCAAGTTGCACCGCTGCAAGAAATGCAAGCAGATGTTTAATGACGCTGAGTAGTAATATGCttggattaaaatgaaaaagaaatagtgGTAAATCACGAGTAGTGATTCTCGGCATTGACAACTAGTTCATCTTTAGCGAGTACAGGAAAGTGCAAGAAGCAGTATATACGTCAAAAGTGTCCCACACTAGTTGAGgatgtctttttttctttttcttctataaCCGTGGTGCTCGGGTCAGCAAGcgcctcgactaattccacgagGTACCTGCTACCTCCTACTATACCGGGTACTTTTGTCCACCGAGGTTTGGACTGataggaagaaatcacctaatgTTTCTGTCTCAACAGGGAATTGAACTTAAGGAATGGGTTGTTGTCTTCTTATATGGTTTTGGACAATATTCATCTCATGAACTAGCTTTTGTGGCTTAGTTAGGCCCAAATTCATTTTCTTAACATGGTATCAAAGCCAAACTCATGAATATCATGGTTTATCCAATGTTCGGCCCCCACATTATGTTATTCATGCTCCAAATGTTTAGACCTGAGCGTGTGAATGGTATTAACATGTAACGCATTGGTTAACGGAATGGATTACTGTCTCCTTATATGGGTCTTGGACAATTCTcacctcatgagctagctttcgGAGTTGAGTTACGTTGAAATTCATTCTTAACAATATAAAACCAAAATCTGAAATATAGTTCGGCAGCGCATAAAACAAAGAAGTTCATGAAGACTTACCCAAGATTAATTAATAAGTAGACATTGATGAGAATACAGGCAATAGGCAGAAGTGGAACGAACGGACAAGTGAAACCTGAACAGGAAAAAGAACATATACTTTAAAAGaatttcttgtacatgtatAACAGGCATTACTTGCGCTCAAGCACAAGCAGCCTAATTAGAGAATTGACGTGATCGTGACCACAAGTAGACCACAAAATATCAAAGATCATTAGACCTAAGATCGAAGCTAATGGAACGAAAACCTTTAATCAGAGGCATAATGATAAAGCATACCTCCTGTGTGTCCAAAGGTGTGCCTCGCATCATCCTGGTCTATGCAAGTGAGCACTACCAGACCAGATAAAAGGAGCAACCCGCCAAATCCAGACAGTGCGTACCTTGCAGGACTGATCATGACAGTAATTTACTAAGAGTCAATTTTTGTACAGCAAATGGAAGTTTAGAAGAATATAACTGCCACAACATTTGTGACAGATAAAGCAAAAATATCCCAAGATTTTGATCATAACAGATTTGCTTGCTTCTTATACCTCCTCTGTGGCCCTccaaaacttaaaagaaatAAACAGGTAAAATCTTAGAGAGAATGAGAGCTCACTTAGATAAGCTAACAACTGAAGCAGCTGATGTAAGGATGAATACTCCAATACAGGTAAGCATAATTGTCCAGCCAGCAACTTTCCGCCTTTGACGAACTAGATCTGCAAAAGAATTAAGAGAAGGAAATAACAACTTAGATTATTCCCTGTAAATGATAAGAGAATATAACGAACACATCTTTGACTCCTGAATGCGTCGTAGATAAGAGAGACTGGAGAAGAAGGGCTAGTGAACCTAGCGAGCATCAgtttttaacattttttaatttcttttttgttaagTTATTCAATACTTACAGCTCATCTTTGCAGCTGCTTTTTCCACAAGAGGGCGCCCAACTGAAATCTCGACTAACAATGGAGTGCTATCGCCAGCAGTCACAGCTGGACCTTTGGTGCTCTCGACATCAATGTCtgaactactactactactacagCCACTACGTCGCAGGCCTACTGAGTCTATTGCCTCCTGAAAAGAGGATGGAAGTGGGACCTCGTCTGGTGGAACGTATCGGAGAATCAATACCGAAATAGCCACCATTGTAAACGCGAGAAGCGTACCAACACTAACCTGCAAAGACAGAAACATAATCAAACACATGCAAAATTATGGCACATTAAACACAGATCACAAACAGAGTGCCAGAGGGCATAAACATATTTTCCCTACTTAAAAAGAAAGTTATAACCAGACAAACATTAGAAAGATAAAACATTTTATTCCTTGACTAATGATAGCTGTGAATTACTCAAAACCAGACTTTCAGAGTTTATTCGACACGTTTGGAGAATAAGACAACTTTTCATGCTATTATCTATTATTCTCAATGAAAAGCATCCATTAAGCTTACAAGGGCTTTCTGGTCCTCATAATCACGTTGTTCACATAATTTTGATAAAACATTATATTCCTTGACTAATGATAGCTGTGAATTACTCAAAACCAGACTTTCAGAGTTTATTCGACATGTTTGGAGGATAAGACAAATTTTCATGCTATTATATATTAGTCATTAATGAAAAGCATCAATTTAGCTTACAAGGGCTTTCTGGTCCTCACAATCATGTTGTTCGCATAATTCTTTCCCACTAACAAAGAGCGAGTAATAACTCTCtaattgagaaagaaaaaaaaaatgaaacgaCTTAAGGATATGAAAGCctttaaatataatttaacaTGTCCAGAAGGTAAGCATACCATTCCTGACAACTGTTCAACGTTCATGAAAAATGCTAAGGTTCCAGAAAGTAAACCAGTTGCCACAGTGCCCTTAACAGGAACTTGAGTGCGCTTATTAACATCTGAGAAAAATGAAGGAAGCAATCCGTCCCGAGCCATTGCCATAAGTATCCGTGGCTAGAATCACAAAAAATCAATGTTAATGCCAACAGTACAAGTATGAAAAAGAATCAACTCCGCCTATCCCTCTCCCAGAGAGTGAAAAATACTACCATGTCCCCCTCTTTCCCAAATTTATGTGACTCTCTTTCGTTTtgtcagtcccaaaaagaatgacacctttctatattaagtaacaaatttaacttcaaacttcctattttacccttaacgagacgatttatagccacacaaatttttatgacttattttagaccacaagttccAAAAGTCTTCCTTGcattcttaaactctgtgccaGTCAAAaaccatcacataaattgggacggagggagtattatttaaggcttcaAAGTGGTTAGTAGTCACATACTATCAAGTTTCCCATGTTACATGCTACAGTATTACAGTACTACCGACACAAAAAGTATAGTTTGCTGGGGAACGATTACAAAATATCTAGTATAGAAAGCTATACGTCTCACCAGAAGTAGCATGTAAGATAGTTTTAAACACCCCAATGAAAAGATAGTTTTAAACACCCCAATGAAGTTTATAACGCTCAAAATCTAATCAGACTTAGGTAAACTTAGCCTACATGATGCGTCTTGCTTACCTGAGGCAATATCGAACCCATTAATGTTGAGCAAAGAGAAGTACAAGCTCCGATAGTTATTATATATCTGTAATGAGATCCAGAGAAAGTACAAAGGCAGGTTCACATCAAATAGTTCAGCCTTAATGATAGACTAACTGCAACATCATAAGGCCAAAAAGATTAACTTACGCTGCCCAATTAATTCCATGTCTTGCAAATGCGGAAGAGATTGGTGTATCTGGATCCATAGCATAATAGGGTACTAAACCAACAATAACTGCAGAGACTAACATGTAGAGAGAGCAGCATATCGATAATGCAAAACCAATTCCCATTGGCAGGTCACGTTGAGGATTCTTCACCTTttagagataaaaaaaataagaagtaaaTTAGATGGTAAATTTAAAATGTTCAAGAATCTTCAACAGGGATAATCCCTCATAAATGATAAACTAAATAcaagaaatgacaaaaatggtcccttagtaGATTCATAATAGTCTCTCTTAAATATCACTTgagcagttttggtcctttaagtttgccaaaaatGAGCATTTTTGGTCTCAGTCAGATATTTACCAAACTCTTATTGTTAAATTTAATCGGAGCTgcgaaaatagaaaatatttaactagaactcacatttagaagtaCAGATTTTGCAGTTTATGTTAATTTCAGTCTATTTCAAGAGTCAGGTACAACATTTTGAAATTGTTGAGGTGCAATTTCTGTTATTTTTTGTGTCTTGTGTAGTTTTTATGTTGcggtttttgaaattttgacgAAAATATATAGTGTTTctggttaaatttttttttcacaattcCGGTTAAATTTAACAATAAGAGTTTGGTAAATAATTGACGGAGACCATAAGTGCTTACTTTTGGTAAACTCAAATGACCTAAACTGCTTAGTTGACACTTAAGGGACTAATTTGAACCCACTACAAAAGATAAGggatcatttttgtcatttcctCAAGTATATAAAGACTTAGACAATACCTCCTCAGCTGTACTAGCAACTGAATCAAACCCAATGAAGGCAAAGAAGACAGTTGAAGCGCCAGCAAGCATTCCATCAACTCCGTAGGGAAAATACCTATCAATTGAAGAAACTCTGAGAAAGCAGATCGATAGAAGGAAAACACATAAGAATGCTTAGTGCAGGACAGCCAATTACCCAACAGGAAGCTCATAGCCTGGCCATCCTGATTTGAAGCCCAGATAACCACCAACAATAATTACAAAAGCCATGACACATACATTTACTGAAGTGACAAATCCTTGTACCATGGTACTCTGCGAAAATGTAACATAAAATGAGAACACAAACtacaaaagagagagagatgatTATTTGGATATGAAAAATACCTCCTTAATCCCCACGCACAAAAGCCCGGTGACAACAAAAACCAAAATTGCTGCACACGGGTCCACCGTAAGATTCAGTCCTGGGATTGTGTGACGAGCTAAGAAAACAGGCAGGCTGTCTGGACCTCCAAAAAGCATGGCCTGCAAATAGAAAGGATGACAAAAGTACAGTCACAAAGGAATAGACCAAGTATCGTGACATTTCAAGATGTGAACTAGCATCTTTTCTAAAGTAACTTTTCCCTTTTACCACGTTAACTTCCACTTAAAAGCAAAACAGACAAAGCACTACACACCCTCCCAGTACAAATTGTTCAGAAAAACTAGTAGTACTATATCCAGACTCATTCGTAATAATATACctacaatctccttgagatttGGGCTAAACACTTCGATTTTCCTGCCAAACTAACAATAAGTGTGTTCCAACAACTAGAAACAAGAGCCGTCTTTGGACCAAATAACACCCTCTATTTAAACATATGACAAAGACGAGTGAATTTTAAAGATCAATATTTTTAGAACAAGAAGGGAAAGTGAAGGCAAAATAGAAGCTAGTCTCGTCACTTTTCCCCTCCGCTTTAAAGAAACGGGACAGAACAGAAAGAGGAAAACcaaaaaatggaaaggaaaatggaGCTAATTTTGTCAATTTTGCCATGTtctattaatttgaaaattcaaTATTTGCTTTAATTGATAACCTtgagaaagaaatgtattaGGGAGGTTATGAGCCAAAAACTCAAACACTGAAGGGTGAtccataattaacaaattactAATATTGGAGAAGATGCTCCTATGAATACACCCAAAGATGTGGGTGCATATTACTAACGGTGCACACAAGTTACAAATAACAAGATGTCTTAAACAGCTAGCTAGGCATCTTACTTATAAGGAACAAAAACTAATAATTCAGAAATATGTCAAACAGAAAATACTGTACCAGGTTTGGAGATATGCCTCGAGCAACTGCAGAACCTCCAATTGTGTACTCCAATACTAATGCCCAACCGATCAGCCAAGCAACACTGAGAGGGGAGTGTAAATTTCAATATAAACATATCTAGACctcaaaaaatttagaaataaaaaaaaattgacagtaattacaagaaaattaggaaaactgaAATCACAAGTCATgtcccacaaaaaaaaaaaaaggcattatATTATAGAATCAAAATTCTAATTCATTTAATTGGTTAGCAAAAGATCTTCATGAGATCAAAATCTGTGCATCAAGAACTTTGTGGCATTACCCCTCTCCAACACAAATGTAAGAATAATGATAGGCACTCCCAGCTGATGGACAGCGACTTGCGAGCTCCGCATAGCAAAAGGCAGAAAGAGCAGCTGCTATTCCAGCTATTAAAAAGGAAATGGTGAGGGCCGGACCTGAGTGCTCTCTAGCAACTGTACCAACTAGAATATAAACCCCAGCGCCAATTGTTGAACCAACCCCTGAAAAATCAAACCACGGGGCTTAAACGGCTAGCAAAGTTCAATATAAATCAATACATCAATCAACTCTTCAATCCCAAAAGTAGTTCGAGTCAGctatatgaatgcaatgtatCCATTCTACTATATTTGGGACAGTGCATGTCTAAGTGAGCATCCCATAAAATCAGTATGCAAAGTAGTTATCAACACTAATTTGCACCCAATGATGTggggcctagtggtcaatgaagtgggttgagaaccatgagaTCTCAAGTTTAAATCTCAGTGGAGGCAAAAAACACAAGGTGATTTCTTTCCATTTGTCCAAGCCTTGATGGACAGAGTTACCCGGCACCTGTAGCTCGTGGAATTAGTAGATGTAGACACAAGCTGACACGAACACCACGATTATCAAAAATATAGTTGGACCA contains:
- the LOC132049371 gene encoding LOW QUALITY PROTEIN: probable lysophospholipase BODYGUARD 4 (The sequence of the model RefSeq protein was modified relative to this genomic sequence to represent the inferred CDS: inserted 1 base in 1 codon) gives rise to the protein MLKLSTIFTQKWLKNFTEILISSASAVVFLFLDLLDAIFCVFFRLIDEFLEGKGSHCYCSIENEKEKIDTDNEESELSKTLYNRRNAFREMGFRRNVSXEKVNENVRWSDCACEKCVSWMSNIGAELKLHVVVKEQEQANLQDFKGKKAENIVLLHGFLSSSSFWTETIFPTLSEDARQNYRLLAVDLLGFGKSPKPNNCLYTIKDHVEMIEKSVVHPFELNSFHIVAHSMGCVVALALAAKYPDSVKSITLIAPPYVTSRKEDASLTTLNTLAARRLWPPLLFGSSFMSWYEHLGRCVCYIICKNHRIWEGILKLLTWNRNLHFMAIDLTRHTHHSAWHTMHNVICGGAKFMDKYLEILRIAKVKINVIQGNRDQVVPLECSNNVKMKVPDADVKIVDKADHTSVVIGREKDLCNDLEKLWGSIC
- the LOC132049369 gene encoding cationic amino acid transporter 2, vacuolar-like, whose amino-acid sequence is MMGYVGDTQKVDKGGCFIGGMKSLVRRKQVDSANSKSSGGAGSSHQLAKALTIPHLISIGVGSTIGAGVYILVGTVAREHSGPALTISFLIAGIAAALSAFCYAELASRCPSAGSAYHYSYICVGEGVAWLIGWALVLEYTIGGSAVARGISPNLAMLFGGPDSLPVFLARHTIPGLNLTVDPCAAILVFVVTGLLCVGIKESTMVQGFVTSVNVCVMAFVIIVGGYLGFKSGWPGYELPVGYFPYGVDGMLAGASTVFFAFIGFDSVASTAEEVKNPQRDLPMGIGFALSICCSLYMLVSAVIVGLVPYYAMDPDTPISSAFARHGINWAAYIITIGACTSLCSTLMGSILPQPRILMAMARDGLLPSFFSDVNKRTQVPVKGTVATGLLSGTLAFFMNVEQLSGMVSVGTLLAFTMVAISVLILRYVPPDEVPLPSSFQEAIDSVGLRRSGCSSSSSSDIDVESTKGPAVTAGDSTPLLVEISVGRPLVEKAAAKMSYLVRQRRKVAGWTIMLTCIGVFILTSAASVVSLSNPARYALSGFGGLLLLSGLVVLTCIDQDDARHTFGHTGGFTCPFVPLLPIACILINVYLLINLGGATWARVSIWLVIGVCIYVLYGRTHSSLKSAVYVPATHVDEIYETSANSLA